From a single Rutidosis leptorrhynchoides isolate AG116_Rl617_1_P2 chromosome 5, CSIRO_AGI_Rlap_v1, whole genome shotgun sequence genomic region:
- the LOC139846765 gene encoding methionine gamma-lyase-like → MAETIQNNTTLSSPSKKRLVPDDNNNNDDFVAKKQPPTTKSTWVDPVSALANARHEFGEHGGVNMSIEASATFTVMEPETLGRMFAGELGADRDFFIYSRHFNPTVLNLGRQMAALEGTEAAYCTASGMSAISSVLLQLVSSGDQIVASQTLYGGTHALLTHFLPRSSNITTSFVDIRDLVKVSEAIVEGRTKVLYFESMSNPTLTVANIPELSRIAHEKGVTVVVDNTFAPMVVSPARLGADVVVHSISKYISGGADIIAGAVCGPASLVNSLMDLHQGALMLLGPTMNAKVAFELSERIPHLGLRVKEHCHRALVYAQRMKKMGLKVIYPGLEDHPDHELLKSIANKDYGYGGMLCLDMGTEARANKLMNLLQNQTQFGLMAVSLGYYETLMSCSGSSTSSELNEEEQALAGISPGLVRMSVGYSGTMEQRWGQFEKALSKLQDSGLLSKN, encoded by the exons ATGGCGGAAACTATCCAAAACAACACCACCCTTTCCTCTCCTTCAAAAAAACGGTTAGTTCCCGACGATAACAACAACAACGACGATTTCGTCGCCAAAAAACAACCCCCAACTACCAAATCAACTTGGGTGGACCCCGTTTCCGCTTTAGCCAATGCTCGCCATGAATTTGGCGAACACGGCGGCGTTAATATGTCCATCGAAGCTTCCGCCACTTTCACGGTCATGGAACCCGAAACCCTCGGCCGCATGTTTGCTG GTGAGTTAGGGGCGGATCGTGATTTTTTCATCTACAGCCGACATTTCAATCCGACAGTACTAAACCTCGGACGACAGATGGCGGCGCTAGAAGGAACTGAAGCGGCATACTGTACGGCAAGTGGGATGTCAGCAATCTCATCAGTTCTGTTACAGTTAGTTAGTAGCGGTGATCAAATAGTTGCGTCACAAACCCTGTACGGTGGAACTCACGCGCTTTTAACCCACTTTCTCCCAAGGTCATCCAACATAACGACGTCGTTTGTTGATATTCGAGATCTAGTGAAAGTGAGTGAAGCGATAGTTGAAGGACGTACAAAAGTGTTGTATTTTGAGTCGATGTCGAATCCGACACTGACGGTAGCGAATATTCCGGAACTTTCGAGGATTGCTCATGAGAAAGGTGTGACTGTTGTTGTTGATAATACGTTTGCTCCCATGGTTGTTTCGCCAGCGAGGCTTGGTGCTGACGTGGTGGTTCATAGTATCTCGAAGTATATTAGTGGTGGGGCCGACATAATTGCTG GGGCTGTTTGTGGACCAGCTAGTCTTGTGAACTCACTTATGGACCTTCACCAAGGGGCCCTGATGTTACTAGGCCCAACAATGAATGCCAAAGTTGCGTTCGAGTTGTCCGAAAGGATCCCACATTTGGGCCTCCGGGTCAAAGAGCATTGTCATCGGGCTTTGGTTTATGCGCAAAGAATGAAGAAAATGGGACTCAAGGTCATCTATCCGGGCCTAGAAGACCACCCGGATCACGAACTTTTAAAGTCCATTGCAAACAAGGACTATGGCTATGGTGGGATGCTATGTTTGGACATGGGAACTGAAGCTAGGGCTAATAAGCTGATGAACCTCTTGCAGAACCAGACTCAATTTGGGCTCATGGCGGTTAGTTTGGGCTACTATGAGACCCTTATGTCTTGTTCGGGTAGTAGCACGAGTAGTGAATTGAACGAAGAGGAGCAGGCATTGGCCGGTATTTCACCTGGTTTGGTTCGGATGTCTGTTGGTTACAGTGGGACCATGGAACAAAGGTGGGGCCAGTTTGAGAAGGCGCTCTCGAAGCTTCAAGATTCAGGATTGTTATCAAAGAATTAA